The following proteins are encoded in a genomic region of Streptomyces gobiensis:
- a CDS encoding ABC-F family ATP-binding cassette domain-containing protein, with amino-acid sequence MAVNLVNLEAVSKAYALRTLLDGISLGVNEGDRVGVVGRNGDGKTTLIRILARLEPADTGRVTHSGGLRLGVLTQHDSLDPGATVRHEVVGDMADHEWAGEAKIRDVLTGLFGGLDLPGFPQGLDTVIGPLSGGERRRIALAKLLIAEQDLIVLDEPTNHLDVEGIAWLAAHLRARRSALVCVTHDRWFLDQVCTRMWDVQGGTVHEYEGGYSDYVFARAERERIAATEEAKRQNLMRKELAWLRRGAPARTSKPRFRIEAANELIASEPPPRDTAELMRFANSRLGKTVFELEDVTVQAGPKVLLKHLTWQLGPGDRIGLVGVNGAGKTSLLRALADAARSQGETQPAGGQIKVGRTVKLAYLSQEVAELDPKCRVLEAVEQVRSRVDLGKGREMTASQLCERFGFVKEKQWTPVGDLSGGERRRLQILRLLMDEPNVLFLDEPTNDLDIETLTQLEDLLDGWPGSLVVISHDRYFIERTTDRILALLGDATLRMLPRGIDEYLERRARQREAAVPAPAAPSAPAAAKPAKPAAVSRAAQKELQRIERQLDRIGEKQTKVHAEMAENATDFERVAKLDAQLRELAQQQEELEMRWLELAEAE; translated from the coding sequence ATGGCCGTCAACCTCGTCAATCTGGAAGCCGTCAGCAAGGCGTACGCCCTGCGCACGCTGCTCGACGGCATCTCTCTCGGGGTGAACGAAGGCGACCGTGTCGGTGTCGTCGGCCGCAACGGGGATGGCAAGACCACCCTCATCCGGATCCTGGCCCGGCTCGAGCCCGCCGATACGGGGCGGGTGACGCACTCCGGGGGGCTGCGGCTGGGAGTGCTCACCCAGCATGACTCGCTCGATCCCGGGGCGACCGTGCGGCACGAGGTGGTCGGGGACATGGCCGACCATGAGTGGGCGGGCGAGGCGAAGATCCGCGATGTGCTGACCGGACTCTTCGGCGGTCTCGATCTGCCCGGCTTCCCGCAGGGACTGGATACCGTCATCGGGCCGCTCTCCGGTGGTGAGCGGCGGCGGATCGCGCTCGCCAAGCTGCTGATCGCCGAGCAGGATCTGATCGTGCTGGACGAGCCCACCAACCACCTGGATGTGGAGGGCATCGCCTGGCTGGCGGCGCATCTGCGGGCGCGCCGCTCGGCGCTGGTCTGTGTGACGCACGACCGATGGTTCCTGGATCAGGTCTGCACCCGGATGTGGGATGTGCAGGGCGGGACCGTCCATGAGTACGAGGGCGGGTACAGCGACTACGTCTTCGCCCGGGCCGAGCGGGAGCGGATCGCCGCCACCGAGGAGGCCAAGCGGCAGAACCTGATGCGCAAGGAGCTGGCCTGGCTGCGCCGCGGGGCCCCCGCGCGGACCAGCAAGCCCCGCTTCCGTATCGAGGCGGCCAATGAGCTGATCGCGAGCGAGCCGCCGCCACGGGACACCGCCGAGCTGATGCGCTTCGCCAACTCCCGGCTGGGAAAGACGGTCTTCGAGCTGGAAGACGTCACCGTCCAGGCGGGCCCCAAGGTGCTGCTGAAGCATCTGACCTGGCAGCTCGGGCCCGGTGACCGTATCGGGCTGGTCGGTGTCAACGGCGCCGGCAAGACCTCGCTGCTGCGTGCCCTCGCGGACGCGGCCCGCAGCCAGGGCGAGACGCAGCCTGCGGGCGGGCAGATCAAGGTCGGCCGGACGGTGAAGCTGGCCTATCTCTCCCAGGAGGTCGCCGAGCTCGACCCCAAGTGCCGGGTGTTGGAGGCCGTTGAGCAGGTGCGCTCACGGGTTGACCTGGGCAAGGGCCGGGAGATGACCGCCTCGCAGCTGTGTGAGCGCTTTGGCTTTGTGAAGGAGAAGCAGTGGACACCGGTCGGTGATCTGTCCGGTGGGGAGCGTCGGCGGTTGCAGATCCTGCGGCTGCTGATGGACGAGCCGAATGTGCTCTTCCTCGATGAGCCGACCAACGATCTGGACATTGAGACGCTGACCCAGCTGGAGGATCTGCTGGACGGCTGGCCGGGCTCGCTGGTCGTCATCAGCCATGACCGGTACTTCATAGAGCGCACCACGGACCGTATTCTCGCGCTGCTCGGCGATGCGACGCTGCGGATGCTGCCGCGGGGGATCGATGAGTATCTGGAGCGCCGGGCCCGGCAGCGGGAGGCAGCGGTTCCGGCGCCCGCGGCCCCGTCGGCCCCGGCGGCGGCGAAACCCGCCAAGCCCGCGGCCGTTTCCCGGGCGGCGCAAAAGGAGCTTCAGCGCATCGAGCGGCAGTTGGACCGTATCGGCGAAAAACAGACGAAGGTCCATGCGGAGATGGCCGAGAACGCCACCGACTTCGAGCGGGTGGCGAAGCTCGACGCTCAGCTGCGGGAGCTGGCTCAGCAGCAGGAAGAGCTGGAGATGCGCTGGCTGGAGCTGGCCGAGGCGGAGTAG
- a CDS encoding penicillin-binding transpeptidase domain-containing protein — MRDGQKMAVIGAVCAAVVGAAGFGAYALVGNSDEGVDGGTDETSVAAPEESEKPEKAVETGPPSAAEVQATAKEFLTAWQDGDTAGAAALTDDETAAAKALTSFQKDGRASQIRLTEGTPSGTKVPFKVTTRLTYEEQSSAWTYDSALTVVRDETDGKPLVQWQSTVLHPKLGDGETIVTDASGDPPVKAVDRNGTELTKDEYPELDAVLADLRKRYADKTDGKPGVETRVVGKDGKDGETLLKLSEGTPGTLKTTLDAELQKSAMKALKGKKKGSAVAIKPSTGEILAIANAPATGFNSALRGSLAPGSTWKVVSASMLLEKGLAKTNASHPCPKYFTHGGWKFQNLDKFEIKNGTFAQSFAASCNTAFISQAPELKDDDLTKQARDVFGLGLNWQVGAGTFDGRVPVQSDAQMAASLIGQGAVRMNPLTMASVAATVKDGTFKQPVIVAPSLDNRTLAKAPRTMSPATAQDLRSLMQLTATSGTAAEAMASVSGDKGAKTGSAEVDGQKKPNAWFIAYRGDLAAAAVIPDSGHGGKNAGPVVAQILNAG, encoded by the coding sequence ATGCGTGACGGTCAGAAGATGGCGGTAATCGGCGCTGTCTGCGCCGCGGTGGTGGGAGCCGCCGGATTCGGGGCGTACGCCCTGGTGGGGAACAGCGACGAGGGCGTGGACGGCGGCACGGACGAGACGTCGGTGGCCGCCCCCGAAGAAAGCGAAAAGCCGGAAAAGGCCGTCGAAACCGGTCCGCCGAGCGCGGCGGAAGTGCAGGCGACCGCCAAGGAATTTCTCACCGCCTGGCAGGACGGTGACACTGCCGGGGCCGCCGCCCTCACCGATGACGAGACGGCCGCCGCCAAGGCGCTGACCAGCTTCCAGAAGGATGGCCGCGCCTCGCAGATCCGGCTGACGGAAGGCACTCCTTCGGGGACGAAAGTCCCTTTCAAGGTGACGACGCGGCTCACCTACGAGGAGCAGAGCTCCGCATGGACCTACGACTCCGCGCTGACCGTCGTACGGGACGAGACCGATGGCAAGCCCCTCGTCCAGTGGCAGTCCACCGTGCTGCACCCCAAGCTGGGCGACGGCGAGACCATCGTCACCGACGCCTCCGGTGACCCGCCGGTCAAGGCGGTGGACCGCAACGGCACCGAGCTGACCAAGGACGAGTACCCGGAGCTGGACGCGGTCCTGGCCGATCTGCGCAAGCGGTACGCCGACAAGACCGACGGCAAGCCGGGCGTCGAGACCCGCGTCGTCGGCAAGGACGGCAAAGACGGCGAGACACTGCTCAAGCTCTCCGAGGGCACCCCGGGCACCCTGAAGACCACCCTGGACGCGGAGCTCCAGAAGTCCGCGATGAAGGCACTGAAGGGTAAGAAGAAGGGGTCCGCGGTCGCCATCAAGCCGAGCACCGGGGAGATCCTGGCCATCGCCAACGCCCCGGCCACCGGCTTCAACTCCGCGCTCCGCGGCTCGCTGGCGCCCGGCTCGACCTGGAAGGTCGTCAGCGCGTCGATGCTGCTGGAGAAGGGACTGGCGAAAACCAACGCGTCCCACCCCTGCCCGAAGTACTTCACCCACGGCGGCTGGAAGTTCCAGAACCTCGACAAGTTCGAGATCAAGAACGGCACCTTCGCGCAGAGCTTCGCCGCCTCCTGCAACACCGCCTTCATCAGCCAGGCGCCCGAGCTGAAGGATGACGACCTCACCAAGCAGGCCCGGGACGTCTTCGGCCTCGGCCTCAACTGGCAGGTGGGCGCCGGAACCTTCGACGGCAGGGTGCCGGTGCAGTCCGACGCCCAGATGGCCGCCTCGCTGATCGGCCAGGGCGCGGTCCGGATGAACCCGCTGACGATGGCCTCGGTGGCGGCGACGGTCAAGGACGGCACCTTCAAGCAGCCGGTGATCGTGGCACCGTCGCTGGACAACCGCACCCTCGCCAAGGCACCGCGCACCATGTCCCCGGCGACCGCCCAGGATCTGCGCTCCCTGATGCAGCTCACCGCGACCAGCGGCACCGCGGCCGAGGCGATGGCCTCGGTGAGCGGCGACAAGGGCGCGAAGACCGGCTCCGCGGAGGTCGACGGGCAGAAGAAGCCGAACGCCTGGTTCATCGCCTACCGCGGCGACCTCGCGGCCGCAGCGGTCATCCCGGACTCCGGCCACGGCGGCAAGAACGCGGGGCCGGTCGTGGCCCAGATCCTCAACGCGGGCTGA
- a CDS encoding dolichyl-phosphate-mannose--protein mannosyltransferase, whose product MARVSSDTVPTANPAQRGDDLEEQPPSWQGRLRRYGYVAPPRTTVRDRLVPSYPAPARRPWSALGLQPRWASWGGPVLIALFAGILRFWRLGSPHAVIFDETYYAKDAWALLRQGYEGTWPDGANEQILADPGSAPLSDAASYVVHPPVGKWIIAVGEYFFGLTPFGWRFMVALLGTLSVLMLCRIGRRLLRSTALGCLAGALLAVDGLHFVMSRTALLDLVLMFFVLAAFGCLLIDRDRSRARLAAALPGDQPDATVAGRVPLGLRPWRLAAGLCLGLAIGTKWNGLYILAAFGVLTVLWDMGARRTAGARRPLLAMLRRDSVPAFLSLVPVAVVTYVVSWTGWFVTRGGYFRDWAQKDGAGSAWSWVPGPLRSLWHYESEVYNFHVGLTSHHAYQSNPWSWLVGGRPVSYFYESRELGEKGCLEQSGCAREVLALGTPLLWWLGCAALVYVLYRWALRRDWRAGAIVCAVAAGYLPWFLYQERTIFFFYAVVFVPFLCLAVAMLLGAIAGPPGSTERRRAIGLVTAGVLVLLVVWNFIYFWPIYTAEEISMDQWRARMWFDTWI is encoded by the coding sequence ATGGCCCGCGTGAGCAGTGACACCGTGCCGACGGCGAATCCAGCCCAGCGAGGGGACGATCTGGAGGAACAGCCGCCCTCCTGGCAGGGGCGGCTGCGCCGCTACGGCTATGTGGCCCCGCCACGGACCACGGTGCGGGACCGGCTCGTGCCGTCGTATCCGGCCCCCGCCCGCCGCCCCTGGTCGGCCCTCGGCCTTCAGCCGCGGTGGGCCAGCTGGGGCGGCCCCGTGCTGATCGCGCTCTTCGCCGGAATCCTGCGTTTCTGGCGGCTGGGCTCACCGCATGCGGTGATATTCGACGAGACGTACTACGCCAAGGACGCCTGGGCGCTGCTGCGGCAGGGTTACGAGGGCACCTGGCCGGACGGCGCCAATGAGCAGATCCTGGCGGACCCCGGCAGCGCCCCGCTGAGCGACGCGGCCTCCTATGTCGTGCACCCGCCCGTCGGCAAGTGGATCATCGCCGTAGGTGAGTACTTCTTCGGCCTCACCCCCTTCGGCTGGCGCTTCATGGTCGCCCTGCTCGGCACGCTCTCGGTGCTGATGCTCTGCCGGATCGGCCGCCGCCTCCTGCGCTCCACCGCGCTCGGCTGCCTCGCGGGCGCGCTGCTGGCCGTCGACGGACTGCACTTTGTGATGAGCCGCACCGCGCTGCTCGACCTGGTGCTGATGTTCTTCGTCCTGGCCGCCTTCGGCTGTCTGCTGATCGACCGCGACAGATCCCGGGCGCGGCTCGCCGCCGCACTGCCCGGCGACCAACCCGACGCCACCGTCGCGGGCCGCGTCCCGCTCGGCCTGCGGCCCTGGCGGCTCGCCGCCGGGCTCTGCCTCGGACTGGCCATCGGCACCAAGTGGAACGGCCTCTACATCCTCGCCGCCTTCGGCGTTCTCACCGTGCTGTGGGACATGGGCGCCCGCCGCACCGCCGGAGCCCGGCGGCCACTTCTGGCCATGCTGCGCCGCGACTCGGTCCCGGCCTTCCTCTCCCTTGTACCGGTCGCCGTCGTCACCTATGTCGTCTCCTGGACCGGCTGGTTCGTCACCCGGGGCGGTTACTTCCGGGACTGGGCGCAGAAGGACGGCGCGGGCAGCGCGTGGAGCTGGGTCCCCGGCCCGCTGCGCAGTCTGTGGCACTACGAGTCCGAGGTCTACAACTTCCATGTCGGGCTGACCTCCCACCACGCCTACCAGTCCAACCCCTGGAGCTGGCTGGTCGGCGGACGCCCGGTCTCCTACTTCTACGAGTCCCGGGAACTCGGCGAGAAAGGCTGTCTGGAACAGAGCGGCTGCGCCCGTGAGGTGCTGGCGCTGGGCACCCCGCTGCTGTGGTGGCTGGGCTGCGCCGCGCTGGTCTACGTGCTCTACCGCTGGGCCCTGCGCCGGGACTGGCGGGCCGGGGCGATTGTGTGCGCCGTGGCGGCGGGCTACCTGCCGTGGTTCCTCTACCAGGAGCGCACGATCTTCTTCTTCTACGCGGTCGTCTTTGTGCCGTTCCTGTGCCTCGCGGTAGCGATGCTGCTCGGCGCGATCGCCGGTCCGCCGGGGTCGACGGAGCGACGCCGGGCCATCGGCCTGGTTACCGCGGGGGTGCTGGTGCTGCTGGTCGTATGGAACTTCATCTACTTCTGGCCGATTTATACGGCTGAGGAGATTTCCATGGACCAGTGGCGGGCCCGTATGTGGTTCGACACGTGGATCTGA
- the rsmI gene encoding 16S rRNA (cytidine(1402)-2'-O)-methyltransferase: MTGTLVLAGTPIGDIADAPPRLVAELAAADIVAAEDTRRLRRLTQALDVRTSGRVVSYFEGNEAARTPELADALAEGARVLLVTDAGMPSVSDPGYRLVAAAVERGIRVTAVPGPSAVLTALALSGLPVDRFCFEGFLPRKRGERLARLREEAGERRTLVYFEAPHRLAATLAAMAEVFGAERRAAVCRELTKTYEEVKRGPLAELAAWAAEGVRGEITIVVEGAAPPAPQSLDAAELARRVAVREEAGERRKEAIAAVAQDAGLPKREVFDAVVAEKQR, translated from the coding sequence GTGACCGGAACGCTCGTACTCGCAGGCACGCCCATCGGTGATATCGCCGACGCTCCACCACGGCTCGTCGCCGAGCTGGCCGCGGCGGACATCGTCGCCGCGGAGGACACCCGGCGCCTGCGTCGTCTGACGCAGGCGCTGGATGTACGTACCTCCGGGCGTGTTGTGTCGTACTTCGAGGGGAACGAGGCCGCCCGTACGCCCGAGCTCGCCGACGCGCTTGCCGAGGGGGCCCGGGTGCTGCTGGTCACGGATGCCGGGATGCCCTCCGTGTCGGATCCCGGCTATCGGCTGGTCGCGGCCGCCGTGGAGCGGGGGATCCGGGTCACGGCCGTGCCGGGGCCATCCGCCGTACTGACCGCGCTCGCGCTCTCCGGGCTGCCCGTTGACCGCTTCTGCTTCGAGGGCTTCCTGCCGCGCAAGCGGGGTGAGCGGCTGGCGCGGCTGCGGGAGGAGGCCGGGGAGCGGCGCACGCTGGTCTATTTCGAGGCCCCGCACCGGCTGGCGGCGACGCTGGCCGCGATGGCGGAGGTGTTCGGTGCGGAGCGCCGGGCGGCCGTCTGCCGGGAGCTGACCAAGACCTATGAGGAGGTCAAGCGGGGGCCGCTGGCCGAGCTGGCCGCCTGGGCGGCTGAGGGGGTACGCGGCGAGATCACCATTGTCGTCGAGGGCGCCGCTCCGCCTGCCCCTCAGTCGCTGGACGCCGCTGAGCTGGCCCGTCGGGTCGCGGTGCGCGAGGAGGCCGGTGAGCGCCGCAAGGAGGCCATCGCCGCGGTGGCCCAGGACGCGGGGCTGCCCAAGCGCGAGGTATTCGACGCGGTGGTGGCGGAAAAGCAGAGGTAA
- a CDS encoding TatD family hydrolase: MPNPERSAQPAPPLPVPLDVAVADSHTHLDMQNSSVEEALEKAAAVGVSTVIQIGCDLARAHWAAEVAAEHPTVWAAVALHPNEAPRIALDEGQQALDAALDGIAKLAALPQVLAVGETGLDYFRTGPEGVAVQQDSFRRHIALAKELGKALVIHDRDAHDDVLRILDEEGAPERTVFHCFSGDAAMAKVCAARGYYMSFAGNVTFKNAQPLRDALAVAPPELLLVETDAPFLTPAPYRGRPNAPYLIPVTLRAMAQTKQLDEDVLAEHVATNTARAFGY, encoded by the coding sequence ATGCCGAACCCAGAACGGTCAGCACAGCCCGCGCCGCCGCTTCCCGTACCGCTCGATGTGGCGGTCGCCGATTCCCATACGCACCTCGATATGCAGAATTCATCCGTCGAGGAAGCGCTGGAGAAGGCGGCCGCCGTCGGCGTATCCACGGTGATCCAGATCGGTTGCGATCTGGCGCGCGCCCACTGGGCGGCCGAGGTCGCCGCCGAACACCCCACGGTATGGGCCGCGGTGGCCCTGCATCCCAATGAGGCGCCACGGATCGCGCTGGATGAGGGCCAGCAGGCCCTGGACGCGGCGCTGGACGGCATCGCGAAGCTCGCCGCGCTGCCGCAGGTGCTCGCGGTCGGCGAAACCGGGCTCGACTACTTCCGTACGGGGCCGGAGGGCGTCGCCGTCCAGCAGGACTCCTTCCGACGCCATATCGCCCTCGCCAAGGAACTCGGCAAGGCGCTGGTCATCCACGACCGGGACGCCCATGACGACGTCCTGCGCATCCTCGATGAGGAGGGCGCGCCCGAGCGCACCGTCTTCCACTGCTTCTCCGGCGACGCCGCGATGGCCAAGGTCTGCGCGGCCAGGGGCTACTACATGTCCTTCGCGGGGAACGTCACCTTCAAGAACGCCCAGCCGCTGCGTGACGCCCTCGCCGTCGCTCCGCCGGAGCTGCTGCTGGTGGAGACCGACGCGCCGTTCCTGACCCCCGCGCCGTACCGCGGACGGCCTAATGCGCCATATCTGATTCCGGTCACATTGCGGGCGATGGCTCAGACGAAGCAGCTGGACGAAGACGTGCTGGCAGAGCACGTCGCGACCAATACGGCACGCGCGTTCGGCTACTGA
- a CDS encoding ubiquitin-like domain-containing protein, protein MSHSHRSHRAARGSRRARSAAPPPPPPPFPFPPVPAPYEAYLPYEVHEAYKLYEAPYERDPYDTYQPSYEPRLPRQPSRASTAALGLTPTPPAPVPTPAPVPAPAPGGRAAARRAAHAKRAADRPELLRKLLPQALVVAFLAGGTTAFVAQDKAVKLTVDGKPTTLRTFANSVADLLEDEGVEVGRHDAVAPAAHERLAHGDRVAVRYGRPLILTLDGRRQRVWTTERTVEAALRQLGVRAQGAYLSVPRSRPIGRAGLELVVRTERSVTFLADGREHTVRTNAATVREAMAQAGVRLRNQDTTSTQLDAFPRDGEVISVRRITANKKIREEQIPFTTERHQNPHLFQGTEVVERPGSHGIRRVTYELRTVDGVRQKPRQLEARMVRRPEAQIIKVGTKSPPESVSGADHLNWDALARCESGGRTNHVDDSGTYGGLYQFDTHTWQALGGKGRPQDAPAAEQTYRAKKLYVQRGASPWPVCGRKLHQ, encoded by the coding sequence GTGAGCCATTCACACAGGAGTCACCGCGCCGCGCGCGGCAGCCGCCGCGCCCGCTCCGCAGCCCCGCCCCCACCCCCGCCCCCATTCCCATTCCCGCCCGTACCAGCACCGTATGAGGCATACCTGCCCTATGAGGTGCATGAGGCGTACAAGCTGTATGAAGCGCCCTATGAGCGCGACCCGTACGACACCTACCAGCCCTCCTACGAGCCCCGGCTGCCCCGCCAGCCCAGCCGGGCAAGCACGGCCGCACTGGGACTTACCCCCACACCCCCCGCACCCGTCCCCACACCCGCACCAGTCCCAGCCCCGGCCCCTGGTGGCCGGGCGGCCGCCCGCCGGGCCGCCCACGCCAAGCGCGCTGCCGACCGCCCCGAGCTGCTGCGCAAGCTGCTGCCGCAGGCGCTGGTGGTGGCCTTTCTGGCGGGTGGCACCACGGCCTTCGTCGCCCAGGACAAGGCCGTCAAGCTCACCGTCGACGGCAAGCCGACGACCCTGCGCACCTTCGCGAACAGTGTCGCCGACCTGCTGGAGGACGAGGGTGTGGAGGTCGGCCGGCATGATGCCGTCGCCCCCGCCGCCCATGAGCGGCTGGCCCACGGTGACCGGGTCGCCGTACGCTACGGCCGCCCCCTCATCCTCACCCTGGACGGCCGCCGCCAGCGGGTGTGGACCACCGAACGCACCGTCGAGGCCGCACTGCGCCAGCTCGGAGTGCGTGCCCAGGGCGCCTATCTGTCCGTCCCCCGCAGCCGCCCCATCGGCCGGGCGGGCCTGGAGCTGGTGGTGCGCACCGAGCGCAGCGTCACCTTCCTCGCCGACGGCCGCGAGCATACGGTCCGTACCAACGCCGCCACCGTCCGCGAGGCCATGGCACAGGCGGGCGTCCGGCTGCGGAACCAGGACACCACTTCGACACAGCTGGACGCCTTTCCACGGGACGGCGAGGTGATCTCCGTACGGCGGATCACCGCCAACAAGAAGATCCGCGAGGAGCAGATCCCGTTCACCACCGAGCGCCACCAGAATCCGCATCTCTTCCAGGGCACCGAGGTCGTGGAGCGGCCCGGCAGCCACGGCATCAGACGGGTCACCTACGAACTGCGTACCGTCGACGGGGTCAGACAGAAACCCCGGCAGCTGGAGGCCAGGATGGTACGAAGGCCCGAGGCGCAGATCATCAAGGTCGGCACCAAGTCGCCGCCCGAGTCGGTGAGCGGCGCCGACCATCTCAACTGGGACGCCCTGGCCCGCTGTGAGTCCGGCGGCCGGACGAACCACGTGGACGACTCCGGGACATATGGCGGGCTGTACCAGTTCGACACCCACACCTGGCAGGCGCTCGGCGGCAAGGGACGACCGCAGGACGCACCCGCCGCTGAGCAGACCTACCGGGCCAAGAAGCTCTATGTGCAGCGGGGGGCGAGCCCCTGGCCGGTATGCGGCCGTAAACTGCACCAGTGA
- the rsmA gene encoding 16S rRNA (adenine(1518)-N(6)/adenine(1519)-N(6))-dimethyltransferase RsmA codes for MSAAPDPLLGPADIRELAATLGVRPTKQRGQNFVIDANTVRRIVRTAQVRPDDVVVEIGPGLGSLTLALLETARWVTAIEIDDVLAAALPATVAARLPERADHFALVHADAMQVDSLPGPAPTALVANLPYNVAVPVLLHMLAAFPSIERTLVMVQSEVADRLAAAPGSKVYGVPSVKANWYAEVKRAGAIGRSVFWPAPNVDSGLVSLVRHDPPKTSATRAEVFAVVDAAFAQRRKTLRAALAGWAGSAAAAEAALVAAGISPQARGESLTVEDFAAIAEARQ; via the coding sequence GTGAGCGCAGCCCCCGATCCCCTCCTCGGCCCCGCCGACATCCGCGAGCTGGCCGCCACGCTGGGGGTACGCCCCACCAAGCAGCGCGGTCAGAACTTCGTCATCGACGCCAATACGGTCCGCCGGATCGTACGGACCGCGCAGGTGCGGCCCGACGATGTGGTCGTCGAGATCGGTCCGGGCCTTGGCTCGCTGACCCTCGCACTGCTGGAGACCGCTCGGTGGGTGACGGCCATCGAGATCGACGATGTGCTCGCCGCCGCTCTCCCGGCGACCGTGGCCGCCCGGCTTCCCGAGCGCGCGGACCACTTCGCGCTCGTTCACGCCGACGCCATGCAGGTGGACAGCCTCCCCGGCCCCGCCCCCACCGCGCTGGTCGCGAACCTTCCCTACAACGTCGCGGTGCCGGTCCTGCTGCATATGCTCGCGGCCTTCCCCAGCATCGAACGCACCCTGGTCATGGTCCAGTCCGAGGTCGCCGACCGGCTCGCCGCCGCCCCCGGCTCCAAGGTCTACGGCGTGCCGTCGGTCAAGGCCAACTGGTACGCGGAGGTGAAGCGGGCCGGGGCCATCGGCCGCAGCGTCTTCTGGCCCGCTCCCAATGTGGACTCCGGCCTGGTCTCCCTGGTCCGCCACGATCCGCCGAAGACGAGCGCCACCCGCGCCGAGGTCTTCGCGGTCGTCGACGCCGCCTTCGCCCAGCGCCGTAAGACCCTGCGGGCCGCGCTGGCCGGCTGGGCGGGTTCGGCGGCGGCGGCCGAGGCCGCGCTGGTCGCCGCCGGTATCTCCCCGCAGGCCCGGGGTGAGTCCCTGACCGTCGAGGACTTCGCCGCCATCGCCGAGGCCCGCCAGTGA
- a CDS encoding 4-(cytidine 5'-diphospho)-2-C-methyl-D-erythritol kinase has translation MSVTARVPAKVNVQLSVGGPRPDGFHDLANVFLAVGLYDEITATPANAITDPPRLTCSGPDADQVPLDRTNLAVRAAELLAAHHGISPAVHLHIAKDIPVAGGMAGGSADAAGALLACDALWDTKTPRAELLSLCAQLGSDVPFSLVGGAALGRGRGELLTELPVGGDFHWVFAVADGGLSTPAVYREFDRLATGPIPEPAPSPALLAALRTGDPHALAASLANDLQPAALSLRPALADTLDTGRAAGALATLVSGSGPTCAFLTEDADSAASVARALRASGTCRTARTATGPAPGAALLN, from the coding sequence GTGAGCGTCACAGCCCGCGTCCCCGCGAAGGTCAATGTCCAGCTGAGCGTGGGCGGACCCCGCCCCGACGGCTTCCACGACCTGGCCAATGTCTTTCTCGCCGTCGGCCTCTACGACGAGATCACCGCCACCCCGGCCAACGCGATCACCGACCCGCCCCGGCTCACCTGCTCCGGCCCGGACGCGGACCAAGTCCCGCTGGACCGTACGAACCTGGCGGTACGAGCCGCCGAACTCCTCGCCGCTCACCACGGCATCTCCCCTGCCGTCCACCTCCATATCGCCAAGGACATCCCGGTCGCGGGCGGTATGGCGGGCGGCAGCGCGGACGCGGCGGGCGCCCTGCTCGCCTGTGACGCCCTCTGGGACACCAAGACCCCCCGCGCCGAACTCCTCTCCCTCTGCGCACAGTTGGGCTCCGACGTCCCCTTCTCGCTGGTCGGCGGCGCGGCGCTGGGCCGGGGCCGGGGCGAGCTGCTGACCGAGCTTCCGGTCGGCGGCGACTTCCACTGGGTGTTCGCCGTCGCGGACGGCGGGCTCTCCACCCCGGCGGTCTACCGCGAGTTCGACCGCCTCGCCACCGGCCCGATCCCCGAGCCTGCCCCCTCTCCCGCCCTGCTGGCCGCCCTGCGCACCGGAGACCCGCACGCCCTGGCCGCCTCCCTGGCCAACGACCTGCAGCCCGCCGCCCTTTCGCTGCGCCCCGCCCTCGCCGACACCCTCGACACCGGCCGGGCGGCCGGCGCGCTGGCCACCCTGGTCTCCGGCTCCGGCCCCACCTGCGCCTTCCTCACCGAAGACGCCGACTCGGCCGCCAGCGTCGCCCGGGCCCTGCGCGCCTCGGGCACCTGCCGTACCGCCCGTACGGCCACGGGCCCCGCACCGGGAGCGGCACTGCTCAACTGA